The Parambassis ranga chromosome 1, fParRan2.1, whole genome shotgun sequence genome includes a region encoding these proteins:
- the LOC114442243 gene encoding meteorin-like protein: MIRPWVAQWITAVLLCRAVAQYSSDQCSWRGSGLSHESHRRDVEQVYLRCSQGFLEWLYPTGAIIVNLRPNVEPSSGRSSGFHACIKPRAYSQGSHVYLEHAGDLRLLLADKDQARGEVHCFSLAEGALFVEAIPQMDISRKITAFQYELVPSQGPGAHMYPYLHSGSVTCKPCSDEEILMAVCTSDFAGCGTFRGVASGTSQHSRSVVTLSQLFRQKSGVFAWGGARGRGWSGRVSVPVQCSVHPGEDEYLLTGSVHFGEAWLGCAPRYKDFLKLYRRAQKAGTNPCQIDTN; this comes from the exons ATGATCCGGCCGTGGGTCGCACAGTGGAtcacagctgtgctgctgtgtcgGGCGGTGGCACAGTACTCCAGCGACCAGTGTAGCTGGCGAGGAAG CGGTTTGAGCCACGAGTCTCATCGCAGAGACGTGGAGCAGGTCTACCTTCGCTGCTCTCAGGGGTTTCTAGAGTGGCTTTACCCAACCGGTGCCATTATTGTTAACCTGCGACCTAACGTAGAGCCCTCATCGGGACGCAGCTCAGGCTTCCATGCCTGCATCAAGCCCCGTGCTTACTCCCAG GGTTCTCATGTGTACTTGGAGCATGCCGGGGACCTAAGGCTTCTCCTAGCAGACAAGGACCAGGCTCGGGGCGAGGTGCACTGCTTTAGTTTGGCAGAAGGGGCTCTTTTTGTGGAGGCCATCCCACAGATGGACATCAGCCGGAAGATCACGGCTTTCCAATATGAGCTGGTGCCCAGTCAGGGACCAGGGGCACACATGTACCCGTACCTGCACTCTGGTTCAG TGACCTGTAAACCCTGTTCAGATGAAGAGATCCTCATGGCTGTGTGTACCAGTGACTTTG CTGGCTGTGGTACATTCCGAGGTGTGGCGTCGGGTACAAGTCAACACTCCCGGTCTGTGGTGACTCTGAGCCAGCTGTTTCGTCAGAAGAGTGGGGTGTTTGCTTGGGGTGGGGCCAGAGGACGGGGGTGGAGCGGACGTGTCAGCGTTCCTGTGCAGTGCAGTGTGCATCCAGGAGAGGATGAGTACCTTCTGACTGGCTCTGTGCATTTCGGTGAAGCCTGGCTTGGCTGTGCCCCTCGTTACAAGGACTTCCTGAAGCTGTACAGGAGAGCACAGAAAGCAGGAACAAACCCCTGTCAAATAGACACAAACTGA